One part of the Bacteroidia bacterium genome encodes these proteins:
- a CDS encoding response regulator: protein MNILLVEDNPGDVRLTQEALKEGNFSQDLSLHVVPDGVEAIAYLNKEGKYIDAVQPDIILLDLNLPKKHGSEVLAEIKASSILRSIPVVVLTTSQATQDIEMVYNLHANCYIAKPVDINEFIEVIKSIENFWFNIVKLPSFNKV, encoded by the coding sequence ATGAATATTCTGTTAGTGGAGGACAATCCCGGAGATGTAAGATTGACGCAGGAAGCACTGAAAGAAGGGAATTTTAGTCAGGATCTGAGCTTGCATGTAGTGCCTGACGGAGTGGAAGCGATTGCGTATCTTAACAAGGAAGGAAAATATATAGATGCAGTACAACCGGACATCATTCTCCTCGACCTTAACTTACCCAAAAAACACGGTTCTGAAGTACTAGCTGAGATCAAGGCTTCTTCTATCCTCAGGTCCATACCTGTGGTGGTGTTGACGACTTCTCAGGCTACCCAGGATATCGAAATGGTTTATAACTTGCATGCAAATTGCTATATAGCTAAACCAGTAGATATAAATGAATTTATTGAAGTGATAAAGAGTATAGAGAACTTTTGGTTTAACATCGTTAAACTACCCTCATTTAATAAAGTATAG
- a CDS encoding NPCBM/NEW2 domain-containing protein has protein sequence MKHLYSSTTRKISGSYRNLFLLVFLIGTTAFLPMKIMNYGISNPSPISAYLNGNFPDEAPSSTSSWTAEVAYPNLTFTDPIQLLELPGTNKFIMAGKKGRLWTFDKDPNTNSKTTVLNIESKILTSGDAGLMGLALHPEFGQAASPNRGYLYIWSRQKGPTSNGNLGYVILARYNWPDGANTIDANSEFVMIRQYDRHQWHNGGGMFFGLDGFLYISSGDEGGANDQYNTGQKINVGLLAGALRIDVDKDASRSHPIRRQPLNPATPPSGWPNSLSQGYYVPNDNPWQDVNGTILEEFYAIGFRSPHRMTQDPQTGDIWMGDVGQGSREEVSLVPKGSNLQWPYKEGSINGPKAKPGNLIGFDQAPVHDYARSVGTCVIGGFVYRGNKWPSLRGKYIFGDHTTRRVWSLDHNQQNGNTTKADLVTIPAFGTGSKAGISAFSTDADGEVYILKLYGTNQDGGRIYKLNASNITPEPPQFLSQTGVFSDLSDLTPAAGVIPYKVNAPLWSDNATKKRWVAIPNNGSYNTAAEDVVWAENSEWEFPEGTVFIKHFEMPLDEDDPTVIKRLETRFIIRDKNGGLYGVTYKWNAAGTDAELLPGADTEPYTISKSDGSTVNRVWDFPSRADCMTCHNENAGGILGVNTHQLNGEFEYPSGISDNQLRTWNHLGIFDVSLNEPDIPGYIHTGNINDPNYSLEERVRSYLDGNCAHCHQPNGVNANFDAQFTTAIGSQNLINGSLQGSYGIPDAAVVKAGETSKSILYIRDNSVGNDAMPPLAKSVIDDEYIEVLAAWIGDLDPNNCQGTTTTYLSDLNWVGSPSNGWGPVEKDRSNGEQGATDGNTLTINGQTYSKGLGAHADSEIIYNLAGQYTRLLSDIGVDDETCASGSVGFEVYTDGTLAYSSPVMTQADNAISINIDVTGVNQLRLVVNDGGNGITCDHADWADIRLEAGCADNQAPVTVFSASPISGNGPLTVNFDASATTDPENDPITTYSWDFGDGNTGTGLSPNHIYGTQGTFRATLTATDNQGNSSINFVNINVGPVTIFPVEMLSFTASAFGEAISLSWQTALEQNNEGFEIQRFNERSEQFEKIGWIQGKGDTRDGHSYLFFDTEVRAGKLYTYRLRQIDLDGQFTFSAQVSAQLDGTGLTELKVYPNPLDQEVLHLELLGVEIEESVFISLFDNTGRLVHEKILSKEAAESRVSLEVGNLPGGIYSLQVSSSKFSKVQKIIVR, from the coding sequence ATGAAACATCTATACTCAAGTACTACGCGAAAGATCTCAGGCTCTTATAGGAATTTATTTTTACTGGTTTTCCTGATAGGAACCACAGCATTCCTTCCCATGAAGATTATGAATTATGGGATAAGCAATCCTTCTCCTATATCAGCCTACCTAAATGGTAATTTTCCAGATGAAGCACCTTCCAGTACTTCCTCATGGACTGCAGAAGTTGCCTACCCCAATCTTACCTTTACCGATCCTATTCAACTACTCGAATTGCCGGGAACCAATAAGTTCATCATGGCAGGTAAAAAAGGAAGACTCTGGACCTTTGACAAAGATCCCAATACGAATTCAAAAACAACGGTATTAAATATTGAATCCAAGATTCTGACCTCCGGTGATGCCGGATTGATGGGATTAGCCTTACATCCGGAATTTGGACAAGCAGCTTCTCCCAATCGGGGATACCTTTACATCTGGTCCCGTCAAAAAGGACCTACCAGCAATGGCAACCTCGGCTATGTGATCCTTGCAAGATATAACTGGCCCGATGGAGCCAATACAATCGATGCCAATTCCGAATTTGTTATGATCAGGCAATATGACAGACATCAGTGGCACAATGGAGGCGGCATGTTTTTCGGACTCGATGGATTTTTATACATCTCAAGTGGAGATGAAGGAGGAGCCAATGATCAGTACAATACAGGACAAAAGATAAATGTAGGCTTACTTGCGGGCGCTTTGCGCATAGATGTTGATAAAGACGCAAGCAGAAGCCATCCCATACGGCGACAACCGTTAAATCCGGCAACTCCTCCCAGTGGTTGGCCCAATAGCCTCAGTCAGGGCTATTATGTACCTAATGATAATCCCTGGCAGGATGTCAATGGTACAATACTCGAAGAATTTTATGCAATTGGTTTCCGCAGCCCACACAGAATGACCCAGGATCCTCAAACCGGTGATATTTGGATGGGTGATGTCGGACAGGGTTCGCGCGAAGAAGTAAGTTTGGTACCGAAAGGCTCCAATCTGCAATGGCCCTATAAAGAAGGAAGCATCAATGGCCCCAAAGCCAAACCAGGAAATTTGATAGGATTCGATCAAGCTCCTGTCCATGACTATGCCAGAAGTGTAGGAACCTGTGTGATTGGAGGTTTTGTGTATAGGGGAAACAAATGGCCCAGCCTCAGAGGAAAATATATCTTTGGAGATCATACCACCCGTAGAGTTTGGTCCCTGGATCATAATCAGCAAAACGGCAATACTACCAAAGCAGATTTGGTAACCATTCCGGCTTTTGGTACGGGCAGCAAAGCAGGAATTTCTGCTTTTTCTACAGATGCTGATGGAGAAGTTTATATCCTGAAGCTCTATGGAACTAATCAGGACGGGGGAAGGATTTATAAACTCAATGCAAGTAACATCACGCCTGAGCCTCCCCAATTCCTTTCTCAAACCGGAGTATTCTCAGACTTAAGCGACCTTACTCCAGCAGCTGGAGTCATTCCCTATAAAGTAAATGCTCCTCTATGGTCTGACAATGCTACTAAAAAACGATGGGTAGCGATCCCTAATAATGGAAGCTATAATACTGCAGCTGAAGACGTAGTCTGGGCAGAAAATTCTGAATGGGAGTTCCCCGAAGGAACGGTTTTCATCAAGCATTTTGAAATGCCTTTAGATGAAGACGATCCCACAGTAATCAAAAGACTGGAAACTCGCTTTATCATACGGGATAAAAATGGGGGACTTTATGGCGTTACTTATAAGTGGAATGCCGCAGGCACAGATGCGGAACTTTTGCCGGGCGCGGATACAGAGCCTTACACCATTAGCAAAAGCGATGGAAGTACAGTCAACCGCGTATGGGACTTCCCAAGCAGAGCAGATTGCATGACCTGTCATAATGAAAATGCAGGTGGGATTCTCGGAGTAAACACCCATCAATTGAATGGAGAATTTGAGTATCCTTCCGGTATAAGTGACAATCAGCTTCGCACCTGGAATCATCTCGGCATATTTGATGTAAGCCTGAACGAGCCCGATATTCCTGGCTACATTCACACAGGAAACATCAATGACCCCAATTATAGCCTCGAAGAAAGAGTGAGGTCTTACCTGGATGGAAACTGTGCCCATTGCCACCAACCCAATGGAGTAAATGCCAATTTTGATGCACAATTTACAACTGCAATCGGATCGCAAAATCTAATCAATGGTAGCCTACAGGGTTCCTATGGCATCCCAGATGCCGCTGTTGTAAAAGCCGGAGAAACCTCCAAGTCCATCCTGTATATACGAGACAATAGTGTTGGGAATGATGCGATGCCTCCCTTGGCAAAAAGTGTAATTGATGATGAGTACATCGAAGTTCTCGCAGCATGGATTGGCGACCTTGATCCCAACAATTGCCAGGGTACGACAACTACTTATCTATCCGACCTAAACTGGGTAGGAAGTCCAAGCAATGGATGGGGGCCAGTAGAAAAAGACAGAAGTAATGGAGAGCAGGGAGCAACGGATGGAAATACCCTTACCATCAATGGCCAAACCTACAGCAAGGGACTAGGCGCACATGCAGATTCTGAAATCATATATAATCTTGCTGGCCAATACACACGCTTGCTTTCTGACATTGGCGTAGATGATGAAACATGCGCTTCCGGATCCGTAGGATTTGAGGTGTATACGGATGGCACGCTTGCATATAGCAGTCCGGTCATGACCCAGGCAGATAATGCGATTTCTATAAATATAGATGTTACAGGAGTAAATCAATTGAGGTTAGTAGTAAATGATGGAGGGAATGGTATTACCTGCGATCATGCAGACTGGGCGGATATTAGATTAGAAGCGGGATGTGCGGATAATCAAGCACCTGTAACAGTATTCTCTGCCTCGCCAATAAGTGGCAATGGCCCACTAACGGTAAATTTTGACGCAAGTGCGACAACCGATCCTGAAAATGACCCCATCACCACCTATAGTTGGGACTTTGGAGATGGCAATACGGGAACAGGATTAAGTCCTAATCATATTTACGGTACTCAAGGGACTTTCAGAGCTACCCTTACCGCTACCGATAATCAGGGCAACTCCAGCATCAACTTTGTAAATATCAATGTAGGTCCGGTAACAATCTTCCCGGTTGAGATGCTGAGTTTTACAGCCTCTGCTTTTGGAGAAGCGATTTCTCTGAGTTGGCAAACCGCTTTGGAACAAAACAATGAAGGATTCGAGATTCAACGCTTCAATGAAAGAAGCGAGCAATTTGAAAAAATTGGCTGGATTCAAGGAAAAGGGGATACCCGGGATGGACATAGCTATCTATTCTTCGATACGGAAGTACGAGCAGGCAAGCTCTACACCTATCGTCTGAGACAAATCGATCTGGATGGGCAATTTACCTTCTCCGCTCAGGTCAGCGCTCAATTGGATGGCACGGGATTAACTGAACTCAAAGTTTATCCTAATCCGCTTGATCAGGAAGTATTGCATCTCGAACTTCTTGGAGTAGAAATCGAAGAATCGGTCTTTATTTCTCTCTTTGATAATACGGGCAGATTGGTACACGAGAAAATTTTGAGCAAAGAAGCAGCTGAAAGCCGCGTGAGCCTTGAAGTAGGAAATCTACCGGGAGGTATTTATAGCCTGCAAGTGAGCAGTTCTAAATTCAGCAAAGTGCAGAAAATCATTGTGAGATAG
- a CDS encoding Bax inhibitor-1/YccA family protein — translation MENPFSSTQQKTIREQQLSDERVNVFMRQVYVTMSLGLVITGLTAWFVSQSPALINLFLSGGILTWIVMLAPLGMVFFLAARINKMSFQAASTTFAIYSLVNGISFATIFMVYELGAISRVFFITAGTFGAMALIGLTTKVDLSKMGSIMYMALIGLIIAMVVNMFMGSSTLDYIISCAGVLIFCGLTAYDNQMLLNVARTAEPGTETTNKIALMGALNLYLDFINLFLFLLRFFGGGDD, via the coding sequence ATGGAAAATCCTTTTAGTAGTACACAACAGAAAACCATAAGGGAACAGCAACTCAGCGATGAGCGAGTGAATGTTTTCATGCGACAGGTGTATGTAACTATGTCTTTGGGACTGGTCATTACAGGTCTTACCGCATGGTTCGTTTCTCAGTCACCTGCACTCATCAATTTGTTTTTAAGTGGAGGTATCCTGACCTGGATCGTGATGCTGGCTCCTTTGGGAATGGTATTCTTTCTGGCTGCTCGAATCAATAAAATGAGCTTTCAGGCTGCAAGTACCACCTTTGCCATTTATTCCCTGGTGAATGGAATAAGCTTCGCCACCATATTTATGGTATATGAGCTTGGAGCAATATCAAGAGTATTCTTTATAACAGCAGGCACATTTGGAGCGATGGCGCTTATTGGACTTACCACAAAAGTGGACCTAAGTAAAATGGGCTCTATCATGTATATGGCACTCATCGGCCTTATCATAGCAATGGTTGTGAATATGTTTATGGGTTCAAGTACCCTCGACTATATCATCTCATGTGCAGGAGTCCTTATCTTCTGTGGTTTGACGGCCTATGATAACCAAATGCTTTTGAATGTAGCCAGAACGGCTGAGCCCGGTACAGAAACCACCAATAAGATTGCTTTGATGGGAGCGCTGAACCTTTATCTTGACTTTATCAACCTTTTCCTCTTCCTGCTCAGATTCTTTGGAGGAGGAGATGACTGA
- a CDS encoding response regulator, producing the protein MPSYHILLIEDLDEDVVLFRAYMEDSGIENFTLHHRYTLAEGRKVPREHPVDIIMLDLQLPDSFGFSTFEKIHGEFPHLPIVVLTGGIESSLGMRCVKAGAQDFLSKGDLSGYLLGRAIGYAIERNNLKSNLQEAQNLAMMGSWTVDMTSNEMSLSQQMYNLFQFNKNNDNSHSFAEYMELVHPEDQQLVATHIKESFDSGREFEVDHRFVLPDKEVKSVIMKARTKKDAEGNSYELIGTTQDVTHRVQMDALKKETELAIRSAKLRQEFLAKTSHEIRTPLNPILVLTDILLKSDLSPEQKKDLDTIKAAGNTLLAVVNDILDLSKIEAGKIDFVKHSFSIHEVFDYARDMLEPNARKKGLKLHLEIDSGVPKSLIGDDVRLTQIMLNLIGNAIKFTNEGEVKVLAKKEYEKEGQLGVRFEVSDTGIGIPKDMLKVIFESFQQIDSDTNRQLGGTGLGLTIVKQLVRLQGGSIAVESEPEKGSVFSFELEFGSEGEVKEKEEKIEILRDKLNGFELLLVEDNPLNQLVTQKLLSDWGIELEIASNGREAIDRLKERGYDLILMDVQMPEMDGYEATRYIRKNMDTPFSEIPIIALTANAFSGSDDECLKAGMDDYVSKPIEIANLYSKIVQYVRKWPVEAEEEAPVNGQKTATEPIAEATPEPPVVEQKNGFHHAEAEAPQEEALVHNNGTANAFVEKVEEEEEVNEEKSMPTNYVNLDYLRSISGNDENIIRKAIEKFLDTTPELLSQMGDQLNASDAQALGKSAHKLKSSVAFMGIEAVKEILLKIENVAKTHEGMNDLPHLVQNTQNIVGDAMEELKMKL; encoded by the coding sequence TTGCCAAGCTATCATATTCTCCTAATTGAAGACCTTGATGAAGATGTGGTCCTCTTCCGTGCTTATATGGAAGACTCTGGAATAGAGAATTTCACCCTACATCACAGGTATACCCTTGCCGAAGGAAGAAAAGTTCCCCGCGAGCATCCGGTGGATATCATTATGCTCGACCTTCAACTTCCAGATTCCTTTGGCTTTTCGACTTTCGAGAAGATACATGGCGAATTTCCCCACTTGCCCATCGTGGTACTGACAGGAGGGATAGAATCCTCCCTCGGGATGCGTTGTGTAAAAGCCGGTGCACAAGACTTCCTTTCTAAAGGAGACCTTAGTGGATACCTGCTTGGAAGGGCGATTGGTTATGCAATTGAGCGAAACAATCTGAAGAGCAATTTGCAGGAGGCCCAGAATCTTGCGATGATGGGAAGCTGGACCGTTGATATGACGAGCAATGAAATGAGCCTTTCCCAGCAAATGTATAATCTGTTTCAGTTCAATAAGAACAATGACAACAGCCATAGTTTTGCTGAGTACATGGAACTGGTACATCCCGAAGATCAGCAATTGGTTGCGACACATATTAAAGAATCATTTGACAGCGGAAGAGAGTTTGAAGTGGATCACCGTTTTGTCCTGCCTGATAAGGAGGTCAAGTCCGTGATCATGAAGGCTCGGACCAAAAAGGATGCTGAGGGGAATTCCTATGAACTGATCGGTACGACTCAGGATGTGACACATAGGGTCCAGATGGATGCTTTGAAAAAAGAAACTGAGCTGGCGATTCGTTCTGCCAAATTGAGACAGGAATTTTTGGCCAAGACCAGTCATGAAATTCGTACTCCGCTCAATCCCATTCTGGTATTAACAGACATATTGCTAAAAAGCGATCTGAGTCCGGAACAAAAGAAAGACCTGGATACCATCAAAGCAGCAGGAAATACCCTGCTAGCAGTAGTAAATGATATCCTGGATCTCTCCAAGATTGAAGCCGGAAAGATTGATTTTGTAAAACATAGCTTTAGTATACATGAGGTATTTGATTATGCCCGGGATATGCTGGAGCCCAATGCTCGTAAAAAAGGCCTCAAACTCCATCTTGAAATAGATAGTGGAGTCCCTAAAAGCTTGATTGGCGATGATGTGAGACTGACGCAAATCATGCTAAACCTGATTGGCAATGCTATCAAGTTTACCAATGAAGGGGAAGTCAAGGTGCTGGCTAAAAAAGAATACGAAAAAGAAGGACAGCTAGGCGTTCGCTTTGAAGTCTCTGATACGGGCATAGGAATTCCCAAAGATATGTTGAAAGTGATCTTCGAAAGCTTCCAGCAGATCGATAGTGACACCAATCGCCAATTGGGCGGAACCGGATTGGGACTCACAATTGTAAAGCAGTTGGTGAGATTGCAAGGAGGAAGTATAGCGGTTGAAAGTGAGCCCGAAAAAGGCTCTGTATTTAGCTTTGAATTAGAATTTGGATCAGAAGGAGAGGTAAAGGAGAAAGAAGAGAAGATTGAAATTCTCAGGGATAAGTTGAACGGATTTGAGCTTCTGCTTGTAGAAGATAATCCCCTTAATCAACTCGTTACCCAAAAACTTCTCTCAGATTGGGGTATAGAACTGGAAATAGCCAGCAATGGTCGGGAGGCCATAGACCGTCTGAAAGAAAGAGGATATGATCTTATTCTGATGGATGTACAAATGCCGGAAATGGATGGCTATGAGGCGACTCGCTACATTCGGAAGAATATGGATACTCCTTTTAGCGAAATCCCCATTATAGCTTTGACAGCAAATGCTTTTAGTGGGAGTGATGACGAATGTCTAAAGGCTGGGATGGATGATTATGTGTCCAAGCCTATTGAAATTGCCAATTTATATTCTAAAATTGTCCAGTATGTGAGAAAGTGGCCGGTAGAAGCTGAGGAAGAAGCCCCGGTAAACGGCCAGAAGACAGCAACAGAACCCATAGCCGAAGCTACTCCAGAGCCTCCTGTAGTGGAACAAAAAAATGGATTCCACCATGCAGAAGCGGAAGCGCCTCAGGAAGAAGCCCTCGTACATAACAATGGGACTGCAAATGCGTTTGTAGAGAAAGTAGAAGAAGAGGAGGAGGTTAATGAAGAAAAATCTATGCCGACAAATTACGTGAATCTCGATTACCTCAGGTCAATTTCTGGCAATGATGAAAATATCATTCGCAAGGCGATCGAGAAATTTCTGGACACGACCCCTGAATTACTTAGTCAAATGGGTGATCAACTCAATGCCAGTGATGCACAGGCTTTGGGAAAAAGCGCACATAAGCTCAAAAGCTCAGTCGCTTTTATGGGAATTGAAGCTGTAAAGGAGATTTTGTTGAAAATTGAAAATGTAGCCAAAACTCATGAGGGAATGAATGATCTTCCTCATTTAGTTCAAAATACCCAGAATATCGTAGGCGATGCCATGGAGGAACTCAAAATGAAATTGTAA
- a CDS encoding alpha/beta hydrolase, whose amino-acid sequence MVKQYSYSSQAGNEIPITLYGAESFGSHPCVIYIHGFKGFKDWGFVPFAAEYFAANNISFIAFNFSHNGIGADMENFTEKDKFLQNSLSLELDEALEIIHLCAHTDFFGKYLNQPIGLLGHSRGGGIAVLAAERAREIKAISTWAAVSTFERYNKQEIQEWKSKGYKEVVNSRTGQVLRMGQEMLKDVEKHVKKKLHVLNAVKRMEKPILILHGQSDETVPYFEAEHLNIYSSPEFSTMRLIPATGHTFGAKHPFEGSTPALDVALEQSLIFFKEKLVQ is encoded by the coding sequence ATGGTAAAGCAATACTCCTATTCAAGTCAGGCCGGGAATGAAATTCCCATCACATTATATGGTGCCGAATCCTTCGGCTCTCATCCCTGCGTAATTTACATCCATGGATTCAAGGGCTTCAAAGACTGGGGTTTTGTACCTTTTGCCGCTGAATATTTTGCGGCAAACAATATCAGCTTTATCGCTTTCAATTTTTCTCATAATGGAATAGGAGCCGATATGGAGAACTTTACCGAAAAGGATAAGTTCCTCCAAAATAGCCTGAGCCTCGAACTGGATGAAGCACTGGAAATTATACACCTTTGTGCCCACACGGATTTCTTTGGGAAATATCTCAATCAACCCATTGGATTGCTGGGACACAGCCGAGGAGGTGGGATAGCTGTACTTGCTGCCGAAAGAGCCCGTGAAATTAAGGCGATTTCTACCTGGGCTGCCGTTTCCACTTTTGAGAGATATAATAAGCAGGAAATCCAGGAATGGAAAAGCAAGGGCTATAAAGAAGTCGTAAACTCCCGTACAGGTCAGGTGTTGAGAATGGGCCAGGAGATGTTAAAGGATGTGGAGAAACACGTCAAAAAGAAACTACATGTCCTCAATGCTGTAAAACGCATGGAAAAACCCATTTTGATTCTACATGGGCAATCGGATGAAACGGTTCCCTACTTCGAAGCCGAACACCTCAATATTTACTCCAGTCCGGAATTCAGCACCATGCGCTTGATTCCTGCTACCGGGCATACCTTTGGGGCCAAACATCCCTTCGAAGGGAGTACTCCCGCCCTGGATGTTGCATTGGAACAAAGCCTTATCTTTTTCAAGGAAAAGCTGGTCCAATAG